In Actinoplanes sp. NBC_00393, a single genomic region encodes these proteins:
- a CDS encoding sensor histidine kinase, which produces MRPIGLRTRVSAAFALGALLLSVCISLVSYESTRRTLFAERERTAVRATYYDAAVVNAGIAGPAPDVLEVLRSLDTGSDRYVLLYLDGQWHSRNADLAADTAVPPLLQTMIAGGQAAAQRVHRDGRPVLIVGIPLAGSAAFYEIISLGELERTLQTLALVLTTTAIMVAAGGAAVGWYVTRHALRPLSAVASAARGIAEGDLTTRLDPATEPDLAPLSVAFNDMADQLARRLERDRRFAADVSHELRSPLQTLAAAASVIEKRRDGLDGRASTAIGLLTAEVGRFQTLVNDLLELARSDQPVRPEPVDMTELARQVCRSRGLPADLVEADPDAPHTWLVERRRMRQALGNLVDNAVRYGGGPTAVRVGAGFLEVDDAGPGVAEKDRVSIFDRFVRGPAANARGAGDGTGLGLAIVAEHAAAHGGGASVGERPGGGARFRIDLPGSRT; this is translated from the coding sequence GTGAGGCCGATCGGACTGCGGACCAGGGTGAGTGCGGCCTTCGCCCTCGGTGCGCTGCTCCTGTCGGTCTGTATCAGCCTGGTCTCGTACGAGTCGACCCGCCGGACCCTGTTCGCCGAGCGGGAACGCACTGCCGTGCGAGCCACCTACTACGACGCCGCGGTGGTCAACGCGGGAATCGCCGGGCCGGCGCCGGACGTGCTGGAGGTGCTCCGTTCGCTCGATACCGGCTCGGACCGCTACGTGTTGCTGTACCTCGACGGCCAGTGGCATTCCCGCAACGCGGACCTCGCCGCCGACACCGCGGTTCCGCCGCTGCTGCAGACGATGATCGCGGGCGGGCAGGCGGCTGCGCAACGCGTTCACCGCGACGGTCGGCCGGTCCTCATCGTGGGTATACCGCTGGCTGGTTCGGCCGCCTTCTACGAGATCATTTCGCTGGGCGAGCTGGAACGTACGCTGCAGACCCTCGCCCTCGTGCTGACCACGACAGCGATCATGGTCGCAGCCGGCGGAGCCGCCGTCGGCTGGTATGTGACGCGGCATGCGCTACGGCCGCTGTCGGCGGTAGCAAGCGCCGCCCGCGGTATCGCCGAGGGCGATCTGACGACCCGGCTCGACCCGGCCACCGAACCGGACCTGGCCCCGTTGTCGGTGGCGTTCAACGACATGGCCGATCAGCTCGCCCGGCGGCTGGAACGGGATCGCCGGTTCGCCGCCGACGTCAGCCACGAACTGCGCTCGCCGCTGCAGACCCTGGCAGCTGCAGCCAGCGTGATCGAAAAACGCCGCGACGGCCTCGACGGACGCGCGTCGACCGCGATCGGACTGCTCACCGCTGAGGTCGGCCGCTTCCAGACGCTGGTGAACGACCTGCTGGAACTGGCCCGTAGCGATCAGCCGGTCCGTCCCGAGCCGGTGGACATGACCGAACTCGCCCGGCAGGTCTGCCGGTCACGCGGCCTGCCGGCCGACCTGGTCGAGGCCGACCCGGACGCACCGCACACCTGGCTGGTCGAGCGCCGCCGGATGCGACAGGCACTGGGCAACCTCGTCGACAATGCCGTCCGCTACGGCGGTGGCCCGACCGCTGTCCGCGTCGGCGCCGGCTTCCTGGAGGTCGACGACGCCGGACCGGGCGTCGCCGAGAAGGACCGGGTCAGCATCTTCGATCGCTTCGTGCGCGGCCCGGCCGCCAACGCCCGCGGCGCCGGAGACGGCACCGGCCTCGGCCTGGCCATCGTGGCCGAACACGCCGCCGCCCACGGCGGAGGCGCCTCCGTCGGCGAACGCCCGGGCGGCGGCGCCCGATTCCGCATCGACCTACCCGGAAGCAGAACATGA
- a CDS encoding GlsB/YeaQ/YmgE family stress response membrane protein, with product MTAHSLIIAVTVGIVVGVAGHILTCRGRSVPLWLPPAAAVAAAVLATVIARMANASRPDLTPAEIIVQVLSAVAVVALVAVTGGPAPAGAPREHAGENGSGSAGGRRSRRAG from the coding sequence ATGACGGCGCACAGCCTCATCATCGCCGTGACCGTTGGCATCGTCGTCGGCGTCGCCGGACACATTCTGACTTGCCGTGGACGGTCGGTGCCGCTGTGGCTACCTCCCGCGGCCGCCGTCGCCGCCGCCGTCCTGGCGACCGTCATCGCCCGCATGGCGAACGCTTCACGGCCGGATCTCACCCCAGCCGAGATCATCGTGCAGGTACTGTCCGCCGTCGCCGTTGTCGCACTGGTAGCCGTGACCGGTGGCCCTGCGCCCGCCGGCGCACCGCGGGAGCACGCAGGCGAGAACGGCTCCGGGTCTGCAGGCGGCCGGCGGTCGCGACGAGCAGGGTGA
- a CDS encoding NfeD family protein → MEVLLWIIAAVVLAVAEIFTTTLFLLMFSAGALAAAAAAGLGAPVPVQAGVFVAVSALTLAAVRPALRRQLARKNVVEMGTETMSGAVAVVVEQVDTGNGLVRIDGELWQARALEGFGAYSPGEQVRIVDMSHGAVVVWRDDLTGATDLPN, encoded by the coding sequence ATGGAAGTCTTGTTGTGGATTATTGCCGCGGTGGTGCTCGCCGTCGCGGAGATTTTCACGACGACCCTTTTCCTGCTCATGTTCTCGGCGGGCGCGCTCGCTGCGGCCGCTGCGGCCGGACTCGGCGCGCCCGTGCCGGTCCAGGCCGGTGTGTTCGTCGCGGTGTCGGCGCTGACGCTGGCCGCTGTTCGCCCCGCCTTGCGCCGACAGCTGGCCAGGAAGAATGTCGTGGAAATGGGCACGGAGACGATGTCGGGTGCCGTCGCAGTCGTCGTGGAGCAGGTGGACACCGGAAACGGCCTGGTGCGCATCGACGGCGAGCTCTGGCAAGCGCGCGCCCTCGAAGGATTCGGCGCCTACTCTCCCGGCGAGCAGGTCAGAATTGTCGACATGAGCCACGGTGCCGTCGTCGTCTGGCGTGACGACCTGACCGGCGCAACCGATCTGCCGAATTGA
- a CDS encoding SPFH domain-containing protein, with amino-acid sequence MDAVLSIIVAAVVLLAVVTLVKAVRIVPQQRMDVVERLGRYKKTLSPGLNLLVPFVDAVRSKVDMREQVVSFPPQPVITSDNLVVSIDTVLYFRAIDPVRATYEISNFLQAIEQLTVTTLRNVIGSLDLERALTSREEINRHLSSVLDETTGRWGIKVTRVEIKAIEPPPSIRDSMEKQMRAERDRRAAILNAEGHKQAAILTAEGEKQAAVLRADGDRQSRILQAEGQAKAIRTVFDAIHSANPSQKVLAYQYLQALPQIAEGSANKVWIVPTELTKALEGLGGALGGLAGMADDAPAVAVDSQAVEREAAAAAQAAAAEAQKINAEVQAAEAEVSGTANGQSGGLPTPDAVQALYAGDQDRS; translated from the coding sequence ATGGACGCCGTACTCAGCATCATTGTTGCTGCAGTCGTCCTACTCGCCGTCGTCACTCTGGTGAAAGCCGTCCGCATCGTTCCTCAGCAACGTATGGACGTGGTCGAACGGCTCGGCCGCTACAAGAAGACGCTCAGCCCGGGTCTGAATCTGCTCGTGCCGTTCGTCGACGCGGTCCGGTCGAAGGTCGACATGCGTGAGCAGGTCGTCTCGTTTCCGCCTCAGCCGGTGATCACCTCGGACAACCTGGTGGTCTCGATCGACACGGTGCTCTACTTCCGCGCTATCGATCCGGTGCGGGCCACCTATGAGATCTCGAACTTCCTGCAGGCGATCGAGCAGCTCACCGTCACCACGCTGCGGAACGTGATCGGCTCGCTCGACCTGGAGCGCGCGCTGACCAGCCGTGAGGAGATCAACCGGCACCTGTCCAGCGTCCTCGACGAGACCACCGGCCGATGGGGTATCAAGGTCACCCGGGTCGAGATCAAGGCTATCGAGCCGCCACCCAGCATCCGCGACTCGATGGAGAAGCAGATGCGCGCCGAACGCGACCGGCGGGCCGCGATCCTGAACGCCGAGGGCCACAAGCAGGCCGCGATCCTCACCGCCGAGGGTGAGAAACAGGCGGCGGTCCTGCGGGCCGACGGTGACCGGCAGTCCCGGATCCTGCAGGCCGAGGGCCAGGCCAAAGCCATCCGCACGGTTTTCGACGCGATCCACAGCGCCAACCCGAGCCAGAAGGTACTCGCCTATCAGTACCTCCAGGCACTACCGCAGATCGCCGAGGGCTCGGCCAACAAGGTGTGGATCGTCCCGACCGAGTTGACGAAGGCGTTGGAGGGTCTCGGTGGTGCGCTGGGCGGCCTGGCCGGCATGGCCGACGACGCCCCGGCCGTCGCAGTGGACTCCCAGGCCGTCGAGCGCGAGGCCGCCGCGGCGGCACAGGCGGCCGCCGCCGAGGCGCAGAAGATCAACGCGGAGGTCCAAGCTGCCGAGGCCGAAGTCTCCGGCACGGCGAACGGTCAATCGGGTGGCCTGCCGACGCCGGATGCGGTACAGGCGCTGTACGCCGGAGACCAGGACAGGTCCTGA
- a CDS encoding alpha/beta fold hydrolase, with protein sequence MQYTDWGERAARWSGIRSGTVDVHGTAVHYLATDRTRRMEAPVHLLVANPANSASNWLDVLAELRPHAYAIAVDLPGTLAGHTALPNRRAAGIETNALFLRDFADALQLDRIVVHGWSAGGLVALLFADREPERVAGLVLVVPALPPPLSDGEARMWQSFGRAGLALAAPVARTLLRVSGRRLLAAKLRMLDDPAASADGKRNAGGDLRRMSPEIARLMRDEMSAVEPARLGNAVTVYASLMSLMFVRRRRVLEAMRRVASPTLLVCCDEDRLAPRASIDDWTAQRPDWKLVVLQGVGHAPPFEVPTEYVRAVIDWGGQ encoded by the coding sequence GTGCAGTACACCGACTGGGGTGAACGTGCCGCTCGCTGGTCCGGAATTCGCAGCGGGACTGTCGATGTGCACGGCACGGCGGTGCACTACCTGGCAACTGATCGGACGCGGAGGATGGAAGCGCCGGTTCACCTGCTTGTCGCCAACCCCGCCAACAGCGCCTCGAACTGGCTCGACGTACTCGCGGAACTGCGACCACATGCGTACGCGATCGCGGTGGACCTGCCCGGCACGCTCGCCGGCCACACGGCGCTGCCGAACCGGCGTGCGGCGGGCATCGAAACGAACGCGCTGTTCCTGCGTGATTTCGCTGACGCGCTCCAGCTGGACCGGATAGTGGTGCACGGTTGGTCGGCCGGCGGGTTGGTCGCGTTGCTGTTCGCCGACCGGGAACCGGAGCGGGTCGCCGGACTCGTGTTGGTGGTGCCGGCACTTCCTCCGCCGCTGAGCGACGGCGAGGCGCGCATGTGGCAGAGCTTCGGCAGGGCCGGGTTGGCCCTTGCCGCACCTGTCGCTCGTACGCTGCTTCGCGTGTCGGGGCGGCGCCTGCTCGCTGCGAAGCTGCGGATGCTGGACGATCCCGCGGCGTCAGCGGACGGCAAGCGGAATGCGGGCGGTGACCTGAGGAGAATGTCGCCGGAGATCGCCAGGCTCATGCGGGACGAGATGTCGGCGGTCGAGCCGGCGCGCTTGGGAAACGCGGTCACGGTGTACGCCTCGCTGATGTCGCTGATGTTCGTCCGGCGGCGACGCGTGTTGGAGGCGATGCGCCGCGTCGCCTCGCCGACTTTGCTTGTCTGCTGCGATGAGGATCGCCTCGCTCCCCGCGCGTCGATCGATGACTGGACGGCGCAGCGGCCCGACTGGAAATTGGTGGTCCTTCAGGGCGTGGGGCATGCCCCGCCCTTCGAGGTCCCCACCGAATACGTTCGTGCAGTCATCGATTGGGGCGGGCAATGA
- a CDS encoding SPW repeat domain-containing protein translates to MRSKLLQGIRHVARPAASPVVDRRSSRQGSLGRRPAVVAACLVIAAGLWLMITASRWDRGAVGGFGAAWNDVVVGAALFVLASFQVLLRWRTSMLGLVAILLGFWLIAAPVLLGYGGGTGTPAATWNSFVVGAVVAVLATFTVPEAG, encoded by the coding sequence GTGCGATCGAAGCTTCTCCAGGGCATCCGGCACGTGGCACGACCGGCCGCGTCTCCCGTTGTCGACCGGCGTTCGTCTCGTCAAGGCTCCCTCGGCCGCCGCCCGGCGGTGGTCGCCGCTTGCCTGGTCATCGCGGCTGGACTCTGGCTCATGATCACAGCGTCTCGGTGGGACCGGGGTGCCGTCGGCGGCTTCGGTGCCGCATGGAACGACGTGGTAGTGGGAGCGGCGCTGTTCGTTCTCGCGTCGTTCCAGGTCCTCCTGCGATGGCGGACGAGCATGCTCGGTCTGGTCGCCATCCTGCTCGGCTTCTGGCTGATCGCGGCACCTGTCCTGCTCGGTTACGGCGGCGGTACCGGCACCCCGGCCGCGACATGGAACAGCTTCGTCGTCGGCGCGGTCGTTGCGGTTCTCGCGACATTCACTGTGCCCGAAGCAGGTTGA
- a CDS encoding PRC-barrel domain-containing protein: MRDRDGREIGEVGDLLIDRRQRRVRLLRVDHGGLLGILTTPVFVPVETIERVSGDAVDIGRSWFQVAAAPQCHLAGPDADMQLADLYAYYAHPPFWLSGRLTPPRGFLR, from the coding sequence GTGCGGGATCGCGACGGTAGAGAGATCGGTGAGGTCGGCGACCTGCTGATCGACCGGAGACAGCGCAGAGTGCGCCTGCTTCGCGTCGACCACGGTGGACTGCTCGGGATACTCACGACGCCCGTCTTCGTGCCAGTGGAAACCATCGAGCGAGTGAGCGGCGACGCCGTCGACATCGGCCGCTCCTGGTTCCAGGTTGCCGCCGCACCGCAGTGCCACCTCGCCGGGCCCGACGCGGACATGCAGCTTGCCGACCTGTACGCCTATTACGCTCACCCGCCGTTCTGGCTGTCCGGCCGCCTCACGCCGCCCCGCGGCTTCCTCCGCTGA
- a CDS encoding DUF3040 domain-containing protein, whose protein sequence is MKDLSTKDTRREFDEIVGRLAAEEPSLARPVRMIPRHVVLMVLATAGALVWAGLSVLMVVWGAPGVLLAAVTVAVVAGLAIHRGRRQESAER, encoded by the coding sequence GTGAAAGATTTGTCGACCAAAGACACACGCCGAGAGTTCGACGAGATTGTCGGACGTCTCGCCGCCGAGGAGCCGTCCCTGGCTCGCCCGGTTCGGATGATTCCGCGACATGTGGTGTTGATGGTGTTGGCGACCGCCGGTGCGCTGGTCTGGGCCGGCCTGTCGGTTCTCATGGTGGTATGGGGTGCGCCAGGCGTGCTCCTCGCCGCGGTGACGGTAGCGGTTGTTGCCGGGCTCGCCATCCATCGCGGCAGGCGGCAGGAGAGCGCTGAGCGCTGA
- a CDS encoding response regulator transcription factor produces the protein MSTVLLIEDDDRIRVSLTMALEDEGYTAHAVATAEEGLALQREKPADTVLIDLMLPGMDGYECIRRIRRDEDVPIVVVSARDDTHDIVAALEAGADDYVVKPVAVKELAARLRALRRRSRAAAPSGPETSVLTFGELEVRPEAGEIRLRGEPVAVTRTEFRLLCELADHPGLVLSRHQLLQRVWGHEFGDERVVDVHVGRLRHKIETDTAKPRHLVTVRGLGYKLQP, from the coding sequence ATGAGCACCGTGCTACTGATCGAGGACGATGACCGCATCCGCGTGTCCCTGACCATGGCCTTGGAGGACGAGGGCTACACGGCCCACGCCGTGGCCACCGCCGAGGAAGGGCTGGCCCTGCAGCGTGAGAAGCCGGCCGACACGGTGCTGATCGACCTGATGTTGCCAGGCATGGACGGCTACGAGTGCATCCGGCGGATACGCCGTGACGAGGACGTGCCGATCGTGGTGGTCAGCGCCCGCGACGACACCCATGACATCGTGGCCGCCCTGGAAGCGGGCGCGGACGACTACGTCGTCAAGCCGGTAGCGGTCAAAGAACTGGCGGCGCGGCTGCGCGCGCTGCGCCGCCGCAGCCGCGCCGCTGCGCCATCCGGGCCGGAGACCTCCGTGCTGACCTTCGGCGAGTTGGAGGTACGCCCTGAAGCCGGCGAAATACGTCTGCGCGGCGAGCCCGTCGCGGTGACCCGTACCGAGTTCCGGCTGCTCTGCGAGCTGGCCGACCATCCCGGCCTGGTGCTGTCGCGGCACCAACTGCTGCAACGCGTATGGGGGCACGAGTTCGGCGACGAGCGTGTGGTCGATGTGCACGTGGGCCGCCTCCGGCACAAGATCGAAACGGACACGGCGAAACCCCGGCACCTGGTGACGGTGCGCGGCCTGGGCTACAAGTTGCAACCGTGA
- a CDS encoding SPW repeat protein, protein MQLHVQFPFARRLLSEVVHTPSELTVLAGTWLIMAPLILDHGSADIAFIGWNDVVVGLAIVTLAFLRVVMPDDTAPLSLVNMGLGGWLIVAPFVRGYHTAPLATVNDIVVGIAVVVLARASWKAARRQRLSDEVSLHGGTGHGSRE, encoded by the coding sequence ATGCAGCTTCACGTCCAATTTCCCTTTGCTCGCCGCCTCCTCAGCGAGGTGGTTCACACGCCGAGCGAGCTGACGGTTCTGGCCGGAACCTGGCTGATCATGGCGCCGCTGATTCTGGACCACGGCAGCGCCGACATCGCGTTCATCGGCTGGAACGACGTCGTCGTCGGACTGGCGATCGTCACTCTCGCTTTCTTGCGAGTGGTCATGCCCGACGACACCGCGCCGCTCAGCCTGGTCAACATGGGTCTCGGCGGATGGTTGATCGTTGCGCCGTTCGTCCGTGGTTATCACACCGCGCCGCTGGCGACTGTCAACGACATCGTCGTCGGCATCGCCGTGGTCGTGCTGGCACGGGCGAGCTGGAAAGCCGCACGCCGGCAGCGGCTCAGCGATGAAGTGTCCCTGCACGGCGGAACAGGTCACGGTTCTCGAGAGTGA
- a CDS encoding GlsB/YeaQ/YmgE family stress response membrane protein gives MTVMHLVVAVAVGIGIGALGQLIMPGGRRIPFWVPMTAAVGAALLATITAHIVNSDVAGVSPGDIVMQVVFAALSISLVAATADRQPASRDNDGTVR, from the coding sequence ATGACTGTCATGCATCTGGTGGTGGCAGTTGCCGTCGGCATCGGCATCGGCGCGCTCGGCCAACTCATCATGCCAGGTGGCCGCCGGATTCCCTTCTGGGTTCCGATGACCGCAGCCGTGGGTGCCGCGTTGCTCGCTACGATCACGGCACACATCGTCAACAGCGACGTCGCCGGCGTCAGCCCAGGCGACATCGTCATGCAGGTGGTCTTCGCCGCGCTCTCCATCAGCCTGGTCGCTGCCACGGCGGACCGGCAACCCGCTTCCCGCGACAACGACGGCACAGTGCGGTGA
- a CDS encoding STAS domain-containing protein has translation MPEAKLAEVTTIVPRPADDDFRQVRPIRVEVHDSVAFVAVHGAIQTTTASTLRDILTWAVGNHSGVVVDLSAAETIDRHGLSVLIQAQDVAHAQAVGLCFAEPSKAFRTALRALQADAMFVMFERCSDGFASVRDRTSQPDRRSAIPSARLPFAAAVLL, from the coding sequence ATGCCGGAAGCGAAGTTGGCAGAAGTAACCACCATCGTCCCGCGGCCCGCCGACGACGACTTCCGCCAGGTCCGACCGATCCGCGTAGAAGTCCACGACAGTGTGGCCTTTGTGGCGGTTCATGGTGCTATCCAAACCACGACCGCTTCCACTCTCCGGGACATCCTGACGTGGGCGGTGGGGAATCACAGCGGTGTCGTCGTCGATCTGTCCGCAGCCGAGACCATTGACCGGCACGGACTCAGCGTGCTCATCCAGGCCCAGGACGTCGCCCATGCCCAAGCGGTCGGGCTCTGCTTCGCCGAGCCGTCGAAGGCTTTCCGGACCGCATTGCGGGCATTGCAAGCCGACGCCATGTTCGTGATGTTCGAACGCTGCTCTGACGGCTTCGCGTCGGTACGTGATCGAACTTCGCAGCCGGACCGCCGATCGGCCATTCCGTCTGCACGTCTGCCATTCGCCGCCGCAGTCCTCCTATGA
- a CDS encoding PRC-barrel domain-containing protein, producing the protein MAVENNAATLIRLSDSEHMLANPDEDIRGSKVVDNDGEDLGKVDDLLIDATERKVRMLRLEHGGILGIGGTPSFIPVDAVTAIDDVVHVGQSREHVTGAPHYDPDLVNADELYEELYRHYGYTPVRRSGNVAPEDPADRH; encoded by the coding sequence ATGGCAGTGGAGAACAACGCCGCCACACTGATCCGGCTCAGCGACAGCGAGCACATGCTGGCCAACCCGGACGAGGACATCCGAGGCAGCAAGGTCGTCGACAATGACGGCGAAGACCTGGGCAAGGTCGACGACCTGCTCATCGACGCCACCGAGCGTAAGGTCCGGATGCTGCGACTCGAGCACGGCGGAATCCTGGGCATAGGTGGTACCCCGTCGTTCATCCCGGTGGACGCGGTCACAGCCATCGACGACGTGGTACACGTCGGCCAGTCACGCGAGCACGTCACCGGGGCGCCGCACTACGACCCGGACCTCGTCAACGCCGACGAACTGTATGAAGAGTTGTATCGCCACTACGGGTATACGCCGGTCCGGCGTAGCGGCAACGTCGCTCCGGAGGATCCGGCCGACCGGCACTGA
- a CDS encoding STAS domain-containing protein: MGSLASRSEGLRGKHPVPASADRAGQRGGRDRRGDRRTSRVRRSGRCRDPYSSLIHPRMTSRRSGVVAENRRDTPGEPMPTRIRAGADVSFAWHLCRSHGITRRPSLCSVPLDTHHDVAGPAVPPVGRTRGPFDPLIRRVAGAQAIVTEASWLWAASAIAADEYETRQRNRRCDMGAAMLDAATAHWSVCSAFPAGPTVVRIHGDVDAEVAPALQTCLVGGLERGADVLVDLTGVSLIDGACQGVLVRAHCRARSLGLLLALAAPSPSVQRTLAATRVDRTLHIVPCVDQTTADLRRHALEHVWPERLRRRTRDAQPPSRLRRRGARA; this comes from the coding sequence ATGGGTTCGTTGGCAAGCAGGTCGGAGGGACTACGCGGGAAACATCCGGTCCCAGCCTCCGCCGATCGCGCAGGCCAGCGTGGTGGGCGGGATAGGCGCGGTGACCGCCGAACGAGCCGGGTGCGGCGGAGTGGCCGTTGCCGGGACCCGTACTCGTCGCTGATCCACCCCCGGATGACGAGCCGTAGGTCCGGGGTTGTCGCCGAAAACCGCCGCGATACGCCTGGTGAGCCGATGCCGACGCGAATCCGCGCCGGTGCCGATGTGTCGTTCGCATGGCATTTGTGCCGGTCCCATGGCATAACGCGCCGACCCAGTTTGTGCTCGGTGCCGCTGGATACGCATCACGACGTCGCGGGTCCGGCCGTGCCCCCCGTGGGCCGGACCCGCGGCCCGTTCGACCCCTTGATACGCCGAGTTGCGGGGGCTCAGGCGATCGTCACTGAAGCTTCATGGCTCTGGGCCGCAAGTGCCATCGCCGCGGACGAATATGAGACACGACAGCGAAATCGGAGGTGTGACATGGGTGCGGCCATGCTGGACGCCGCCACGGCGCATTGGTCGGTATGCAGCGCCTTTCCCGCGGGTCCCACGGTGGTGCGGATACACGGTGACGTGGACGCCGAAGTGGCGCCGGCACTGCAGACGTGCCTGGTCGGCGGACTCGAACGGGGCGCTGACGTACTCGTCGATCTGACCGGGGTCTCACTGATCGACGGCGCCTGCCAGGGCGTGCTGGTTCGCGCCCACTGCCGGGCCCGCTCCCTCGGGCTGCTGCTCGCGCTCGCCGCACCGTCACCATCGGTGCAGCGAACCCTCGCCGCGACACGGGTCGACCGGACGCTGCACATCGTCCCCTGTGTTGATCAAACTACGGCCGACCTGCGCCGGCACGCCCTGGAACATGTCTGGCCCGAGCGACTGCGCCGGCGTACCCGTGACGCGCAGCCGCCAAGCCGGCTGCGTCGCCGGGGAGCCAGAGCCTGA
- a CDS encoding serine/threonine-protein kinase codes for MRCLSGRYVLEDQVGRGGMAEVWRAHDRVLRRTVAVKVMSRELAAEAAPEQMRQEALHSARLCHPHIAGVYDYGETVENGTRLPFLVMEYVDGPTLAGRLAEGPLSWPEAVRICAEVADALAAAHEAGLVHRDIKPSNIMLAPAGVKVVDFGVAARTGHQAADAAGRVWGTPGYLPPEQWGDGQALPEGDVFALGLVLRECLLGRTARTPFTGPRPPAGRNRLGVPELVVPAGLPAAVSEIYRRCLAHQPADRPSAGEVAGVLRAAAEERAAAAVPERHRTTVATVRPGTTRPQPSTRRAGRSDWPRRTARLAAVLSVAVVAGLLAGQAREIGSSQQAAQAEPAETSAAPAAVRCRATYSSTRGADGRFAARLAVTNTGPKALRDWTLSFRVPDGQVVTGGVPQGRWSQDGERARVAEAGRLLPGATTTLSLRGRYDPDSSDLPAGFAVNGVTCAQVLTRVRGSRTPVQATVDGSRTRRARPTTRPTAPASTAEPSPRTQAPASAPPTSSPPPASPSASVAPRPSNDPTSSPSSTPVPQPSRPEPTEPQPTGSELRPSSIPSTGPGSTGPAPVTNASAQAGRSPETVA; via the coding sequence ATGCGATGCCTCAGCGGCCGGTACGTCCTGGAGGATCAGGTGGGCCGGGGCGGGATGGCCGAGGTTTGGCGGGCCCACGACCGGGTGCTGCGCCGCACGGTGGCGGTCAAGGTGATGTCTCGTGAACTGGCTGCGGAAGCCGCTCCCGAGCAGATGCGTCAGGAGGCCCTGCACTCCGCGAGGCTCTGTCATCCCCACATCGCCGGCGTCTACGACTACGGGGAGACGGTGGAGAACGGCACCCGGCTGCCGTTCCTGGTGATGGAGTACGTCGACGGTCCCACTCTGGCCGGGCGCCTCGCGGAGGGGCCGCTGTCCTGGCCGGAGGCTGTGCGCATCTGCGCCGAGGTGGCGGACGCTCTGGCCGCCGCGCACGAGGCAGGACTGGTGCACCGCGACATCAAACCGAGCAACATCATGCTGGCACCGGCAGGCGTCAAGGTGGTGGATTTCGGTGTCGCGGCGCGGACCGGGCACCAGGCCGCCGACGCGGCCGGACGGGTTTGGGGTACGCCGGGCTACCTGCCTCCGGAGCAATGGGGGGACGGCCAGGCGTTGCCCGAAGGCGACGTCTTCGCGTTGGGTCTGGTGCTTCGCGAGTGTCTCCTCGGACGGACGGCGCGAACGCCGTTCACCGGTCCGAGGCCGCCGGCAGGCCGGAACCGGCTCGGCGTACCCGAATTGGTCGTGCCGGCCGGACTGCCCGCCGCCGTGTCGGAGATTTATCGTCGCTGCCTGGCTCACCAGCCGGCGGACCGGCCGAGCGCAGGCGAGGTCGCCGGCGTCCTCCGCGCGGCCGCCGAAGAACGTGCCGCAGCCGCCGTCCCGGAGCGTCACCGCACGACAGTGGCGACCGTCCGGCCGGGAACGACGCGTCCCCAGCCGAGCACTCGTCGGGCGGGACGAAGCGACTGGCCCCGGCGGACCGCGCGGCTCGCGGCGGTGTTGTCAGTGGCCGTGGTGGCCGGGTTGCTCGCAGGCCAGGCGCGGGAGATCGGGTCGTCGCAACAGGCGGCACAGGCCGAACCGGCCGAGACCAGCGCCGCACCGGCCGCGGTGCGATGCCGGGCGACGTACAGCAGCACCCGCGGCGCCGACGGCAGGTTCGCGGCACGGCTCGCGGTCACCAACACCGGGCCGAAGGCGCTTCGCGATTGGACGCTGTCCTTCCGGGTTCCCGACGGTCAGGTGGTGACCGGCGGTGTACCGCAGGGACGTTGGTCACAGGACGGGGAACGGGCGAGGGTCGCCGAGGCAGGCCGGTTGCTGCCGGGGGCGACCACGACCCTGTCACTTCGCGGCCGCTACGACCCGGACTCCAGCGATCTCCCGGCCGGCTTTGCCGTCAACGGTGTGACCTGTGCGCAGGTGTTGACACGGGTGAGGGGTTCGCGGACGCCGGTCCAGGCAACGGTGGATGGTTCGCGCACTCGGCGGGCACGGCCCACGACACGCCCTACGGCACCGGCCAGCACCGCCGAGCCGTCGCCGCGCACTCAGGCGCCGGCCTCCGCACCGCCCACCAGTAGTCCACCGCCGGCCTCACCGTCCGCGAGCGTGGCGCCGAGGCCGAGCAACGACCCGACGTCATCGCCGTCGAGCACGCCAGTGCCGCAACCGAGCAGGCCCGAACCGACGGAGCCGCAACCAACCGGCTCGGAGCTCCGGCCTAGCAGCATCCCGTCAACGGGCCCGGGATCGACTGGTCCGGCGCCCGTCACGAACGCATCGGCGCAAGCCGGAAGGTCGCCGGAAACGGTGGCGTGA